In Streptomyces sp. NBC_00448, the following are encoded in one genomic region:
- a CDS encoding alpha-galactosidase, with translation MPSTSARIVALRAAGTSFVVELTEPVPRVLHWGADLGELSGADWAALSLTAEPAILNNALDVERRFTVWPTEADGWSGTPAHHGHLAGGAGAPRLALSGVEHREDPDGGGEVRIALADAGAGLDVAVTYRLEPSGVLGVHAELTRRAGASDGGAEAAPYDLAQAVTLLPVPRRAAEILDFTGKWSRERSPQRRPLGHGTYAREVRRGKPGLDSPYLLTVGTPGFGFRSGEVWGVHVGWSGDQRFLVEQLPEGAGVHAAALGGGELLRAGEVRLAPGEAYRTPVSWYAWSADGLDGLADRFHTLLRARPQHPVAPRPLVLNSWEAVYFDHDLERLLRLVDKAAEVGVERFVLDDGWFAGRRSDNAGLGDWWVDPVVWPRGLTPLIDHVRARGLEFGLWVEPEMVNPDSDLAREHPDWVLGPKAGLGPSARNQYVLDITNPDAWAYLLGKLDALLSQNAIAYLKWDHNRELHEAVHGRDDRPVAHAQVTALYRLLDELKERHPGVEIESCASGGGRVDLGILARTDRVWASDCNDPVERQAIQRWTGQLLPPELVGAHLGPSPAHTTHRATADSFRLATALFGHAGIEQDLTACTDEELARITAWTAMYRELRPLLHGGRSVRADLTAPDDPDREARLLHGVVALDGSAALYCWARTATSAEGQYGRVPLPGLAADGSYQVRVRTELGLPSLHQTSGPAWLTEALTDWVRMPGAVLVRAGVPMPTLNPGQALLIEVRRAA, from the coding sequence ATGCCCAGCACTTCGGCGCGGATCGTCGCCCTGCGCGCTGCCGGTACGAGTTTTGTCGTGGAGCTGACGGAGCCGGTGCCCCGAGTTCTGCACTGGGGGGCCGACCTCGGTGAGCTGAGCGGCGCGGACTGGGCGGCGTTGAGCCTGACGGCCGAGCCCGCGATCCTGAACAACGCGCTGGATGTGGAGCGGCGCTTCACGGTGTGGCCGACCGAGGCGGACGGGTGGTCGGGTACGCCGGCGCACCACGGCCACCTGGCCGGGGGCGCGGGTGCGCCGCGGCTGGCCCTGTCCGGTGTCGAGCACCGCGAGGACCCGGACGGCGGGGGCGAGGTGCGGATCGCGCTGGCGGACGCGGGGGCCGGCCTCGACGTGGCGGTGACGTATCGCCTGGAGCCGTCGGGGGTGCTGGGGGTCCATGCGGAGCTGACCCGCCGTGCCGGCGCGTCCGACGGTGGCGCCGAGGCGGCGCCGTACGACCTCGCGCAGGCGGTGACGCTGCTGCCGGTGCCCCGGCGGGCGGCCGAGATCCTCGACTTCACCGGTAAGTGGAGCCGTGAACGGAGCCCGCAGCGGCGCCCGTTGGGGCATGGCACGTATGCGCGGGAGGTGCGGCGGGGCAAGCCGGGGCTGGACTCGCCGTATCTGCTGACGGTGGGGACGCCCGGGTTCGGGTTCCGGTCCGGCGAGGTGTGGGGGGTGCACGTGGGGTGGAGCGGTGACCAGCGGTTCCTGGTGGAGCAGTTGCCGGAGGGCGCGGGCGTGCACGCGGCCGCGCTGGGCGGCGGCGAGCTGCTGCGGGCGGGCGAGGTCCGGCTCGCGCCGGGGGAGGCGTATCGCACGCCGGTGAGCTGGTACGCCTGGTCCGCCGACGGTCTTGACGGTCTGGCCGACCGGTTCCACACCCTGCTGCGGGCGCGCCCGCAGCATCCGGTCGCGCCGCGTCCGCTGGTGCTCAACAGCTGGGAGGCGGTGTACTTCGACCACGATCTGGAGCGGCTGCTGCGGCTGGTCGACAAGGCCGCCGAGGTCGGGGTCGAGCGGTTCGTGCTGGACGACGGCTGGTTCGCCGGCCGCCGCTCGGACAACGCCGGCCTGGGGGACTGGTGGGTCGACCCGGTGGTGTGGCCGCGGGGGCTGACCCCGCTGATCGACCATGTCCGCGCGCGCGGGCTGGAGTTCGGGCTGTGGGTCGAGCCGGAGATGGTCAATCCCGACTCCGATCTGGCCCGGGAGCACCCGGACTGGGTGCTCGGCCCCAAGGCCGGGCTGGGCCCGTCGGCCCGCAACCAGTACGTCCTGGACATCACCAACCCCGACGCGTGGGCGTATCTGCTGGGCAAGTTGGACGCGCTGCTGTCGCAGAACGCCATCGCGTACCTGAAGTGGGACCACAACCGCGAGCTGCACGAGGCGGTGCACGGACGGGATGACCGCCCGGTCGCGCACGCCCAAGTCACGGCGCTCTACCGGCTGTTGGACGAGCTGAAGGAGCGTCATCCCGGGGTGGAGATCGAGAGCTGCGCCAGTGGCGGCGGCCGGGTGGATCTGGGCATCCTCGCGCGGACGGACCGGGTGTGGGCGTCGGACTGCAACGACCCGGTGGAGCGGCAGGCGATCCAGCGGTGGACGGGGCAGTTGCTGCCGCCGGAGCTGGTCGGCGCGCACCTGGGTCCCTCGCCCGCGCACACCACGCACCGGGCGACGGCGGACTCGTTCCGGCTGGCGACGGCGCTGTTCGGGCATGCCGGCATCGAGCAGGACCTGACGGCGTGCACGGACGAGGAGTTGGCGCGGATCACCGCGTGGACGGCGATGTACCGGGAGTTGCGGCCGCTGCTGCACGGCGGTCGCAGCGTCCGCGCGGACCTGACCGCGCCGGACGACCCGGACCGCGAGGCGCGGCTGCTGCACGGCGTCGTCGCGCTCGACGGCTCGGCGGCGCTGTACTGCTGGGCGCGTACCGCCACGTCCGCCGAAGGCCAGTACGGCCGGGTGCCGTTGCCCGGGCTGGCCGCCGACGGGAGTTACCAGGTTCGGGTGCGGACCGAGCTCGGCCTGCCGTCGCTGCACCAGACGTCCGGGCCCGCCTGGCTGACCGAGGCGCTGACGGACTGGGTGCGGATGCCGGGTGCGGTGCTCGTGCGGGCCGGAGTGCCGATGCCGACGCTCAACCCCGGCCAGGCGCTGCTGATCGAGGTGCGTCGGGCCGCGTGA
- a CDS encoding SAM-dependent methyltransferase, which translates to MPSGDVSPSPPIDVTVPSVARMYDYLLDGKDNYPADRGATEELLEQVPSMKVLALNNRQFLRRVVRVLAEDYGIRQFVDHGSGLPTQDNVHEIAQRVHPDARVVYADNDPIVLAHGRVLLEQNENTAVLQADFRDTDSIWDSPEVHRLIDLAEPVAALFVSVLHCVKAVEDPAGMVHRVRDRLPAGSCLVVCQLVSDDPDVRCGVSEFMDESTGGNWGEVREESDLLRYLDGTEILPPGLVEVSTWRADNELALVQPSYEWIEFGGVGRVR; encoded by the coding sequence ATGCCATCCGGAGACGTGTCGCCCAGTCCCCCGATCGATGTGACGGTGCCGAGTGTCGCCCGCATGTACGACTACCTCCTGGACGGCAAGGACAACTACCCTGCTGACCGCGGCGCCACCGAGGAGCTGCTGGAGCAGGTGCCGAGCATGAAGGTGCTCGCGCTGAACAACCGTCAGTTCCTGCGCCGCGTGGTGCGGGTGCTCGCCGAGGACTACGGCATAAGGCAGTTCGTCGACCACGGCTCCGGGCTGCCCACCCAGGACAACGTGCACGAGATCGCCCAGCGCGTCCACCCCGACGCCCGCGTGGTCTACGCGGACAACGACCCGATCGTGCTGGCGCACGGCCGGGTGCTGCTGGAGCAGAACGAGAACACCGCGGTCCTCCAGGCCGACTTCCGCGACACCGACAGCATCTGGGACAGCCCGGAGGTGCATCGGCTGATCGACCTGGCCGAGCCGGTCGCGGCGCTGTTCGTGTCGGTGCTGCACTGCGTGAAGGCCGTCGAGGACCCGGCCGGCATGGTGCACCGGGTGCGCGACCGGCTGCCTGCCGGCAGCTGCCTGGTGGTGTGCCAGCTGGTCAGCGACGACCCCGACGTACGGTGCGGCGTCAGCGAGTTCATGGACGAGTCGACCGGCGGCAACTGGGGCGAGGTGCGCGAGGAGAGCGACCTGCTGCGCTACCTGGACGGCACCGAGATCCTGCCGCCCGGGCTGGTGGAGGTCTCCACCTGGCGCGCCGACAACGAACTCGCGCTGGTCCAACCCAGCTACGAGTGGATCGAGTTCGGCGGCGTCGGCCGGGTGCGCTGA
- a CDS encoding ROK family transcriptional regulator, with protein sequence MTLADQPPAASLVFQTLLIHGPLTRAEVGRRTGLSPGAVTKVATPLLADGWITELGSPAAAAERGSGRPAVPIAVRAGRARFVGVKVTGDELIGVLADLTARPLASGRAALRSRDVGTVVLAIARLVARLRTDAGAARDGDVHSIGVTIAGDVDGRTGTVQYSPFLDWRRVPLAQLVETATGTPTVIENDVRALTVAEQWFGAGVGLSSFALVTVGAGIGCGLSIGGRVVSGAHGVSGEVGHLPVGGTDRVCTCGNTGCVEAVASSHAITEQAREAAGDPDLGLAGAVRLAHGGHREVRAVFARAGHAMGLALASVANLVGPERIIISGEGVSSYDLYEEQIRQTFAAHAFGAAADCDLLVRPLPFEEWARGGAAVAAQRLFAPSK encoded by the coding sequence ATGACGCTCGCCGACCAGCCGCCCGCGGCGTCCCTGGTCTTCCAGACCCTCCTGATCCACGGCCCGCTGACCCGCGCCGAAGTCGGCCGCAGGACCGGCCTGTCGCCGGGCGCGGTCACGAAGGTCGCCACCCCCCTGCTGGCCGACGGCTGGATCACGGAACTCGGCAGCCCGGCGGCAGCCGCTGAGCGTGGTTCCGGCCGCCCCGCCGTGCCGATCGCGGTCCGCGCGGGCCGGGCCCGCTTCGTCGGGGTGAAGGTCACCGGGGACGAGTTGATCGGCGTGCTCGCCGACCTGACCGCGCGGCCGCTGGCCAGCGGCCGCGCCGCGCTGCGCTCCCGCGACGTGGGCACCGTGGTCCTCGCGATCGCCCGCCTCGTCGCCCGGCTGCGCACCGACGCGGGCGCCGCGCGGGACGGTGACGTGCACAGCATCGGCGTCACCATCGCCGGGGACGTCGACGGCCGGACCGGCACCGTGCAGTACTCCCCCTTCCTCGACTGGCGCCGGGTGCCGCTCGCCCAGCTGGTGGAGACCGCGACGGGCACGCCGACCGTGATCGAGAACGACGTCCGCGCCCTCACCGTCGCCGAGCAGTGGTTCGGCGCGGGTGTCGGGCTCTCCTCGTTCGCGCTGGTCACCGTCGGCGCGGGTATCGGCTGCGGCCTGTCGATCGGCGGGCGGGTGGTGTCCGGGGCGCACGGGGTGTCGGGCGAGGTCGGCCACCTTCCGGTCGGTGGCACCGACCGGGTGTGCACCTGCGGCAACACCGGCTGCGTGGAGGCGGTCGCCTCCAGCCACGCGATCACCGAGCAGGCCCGGGAGGCGGCCGGCGACCCGGACCTCGGCCTGGCCGGCGCGGTGCGGCTCGCCCACGGCGGCCACCGCGAGGTACGCGCGGTCTTCGCCCGGGCCGGGCACGCGATGGGGCTCGCCCTCGCCTCGGTCGCCAACCTCGTCGGCCCCGAGCGGATCATCATCTCGGGCGAGGGCGTCTCCTCCTACGACCTGTACGAGGAGCAGATCCGGCAGACCTTCGCCGCCCACGCGTTCGGCGCCGCCGCCGACTGCGACCTCCTGGTCCGCCCGCTCCCCTTCGAGGAGTGGGCCCGCGGCGGCGCGGCGGTCGCCGCCCAACGCCTCTTCGCCCCGTCCAAGTAA
- a CDS encoding DUF397 domain-containing protein, producing the protein MQQFENGVQASSISGVRWTKSARSNQSGNCVEVAALPDGSVAMRNSRHPDGPALVYTRAEITAFVEGAKDGDFDGYIG; encoded by the coding sequence GTGCAGCAATTCGAGAACGGTGTGCAGGCCAGTTCGATTTCCGGGGTCCGCTGGACCAAGAGCGCGCGCAGCAACCAGAGCGGCAATTGCGTCGAGGTGGCCGCGCTACCGGACGGCAGCGTGGCGATGCGCAACTCGCGCCATCCGGACGGGCCCGCGCTCGTCTACACCCGCGCGGAGATCACCGCGTTCGTCGAGGGCGCCAAGGACGGCGACTTCGACGGGTACATCGGCTGA
- a CDS encoding helix-turn-helix domain-containing protein produces MPAAPQLVSPIQLLERRPDMGAKAMARVLGNYLRALRESQSISPVVAGRHIRAHASKISRMETAHVNLKSRDVEELLALYGADPVEQRQIIAMVERSARPDWWQPYGEVVPDWLQQLIGLERDAHVIRTYENQFVPGLLQTPAYAQAVVLSGHRLAPADEVEQRVQLRLERQRRMHAPGAPVLWALIDEGVLHRPVGGRQVMRDQLVYLLEVLRQPGVRLQVASYEASAAATPGAAVTYLRFAQGFLPDVVYLEHMTSAVYLDRLEDLDRYRAALDELSAVAATPAESRLLLEEALTRYE; encoded by the coding sequence ATGCCTGCCGCGCCGCAGCTCGTCTCGCCCATACAGCTTCTCGAACGCCGCCCCGACATGGGTGCCAAGGCGATGGCCCGCGTGCTCGGCAACTACCTGCGGGCGCTGCGGGAGAGCCAATCCATCAGCCCTGTCGTCGCCGGCCGCCACATCCGCGCGCACGCCTCCAAGATCAGCCGGATGGAGACCGCCCACGTCAACCTCAAGTCCCGTGACGTGGAAGAGCTGTTGGCCCTGTACGGCGCCGACCCGGTCGAGCAGCGGCAGATCATCGCGATGGTGGAGCGCTCCGCCCGCCCGGACTGGTGGCAGCCCTACGGCGAGGTGGTGCCGGACTGGCTGCAGCAGCTCATCGGCCTGGAGCGCGACGCGCATGTGATCCGCACCTACGAGAACCAGTTCGTGCCCGGGCTGCTCCAGACCCCCGCCTACGCGCAGGCCGTCGTGCTCAGCGGCCATCGGCTGGCGCCGGCCGACGAGGTCGAGCAGCGGGTCCAGTTGCGGCTGGAGCGGCAGCGCCGGATGCACGCGCCGGGCGCGCCGGTGCTGTGGGCGCTGATCGACGAGGGCGTGCTCCACCGCCCGGTCGGCGGGCGGCAGGTGATGCGCGACCAACTCGTCTACCTGCTCGAAGTGTTGCGGCAGCCGGGGGTGCGGCTCCAGGTCGCCTCCTACGAGGCGAGCGCCGCCGCGACCCCGGGCGCGGCCGTGACCTACCTGCGCTTCGCCCAGGGCTTCCTGCCGGACGTGGTCTACCTGGAGCACATGACCAGCGCGGTCTACCTCGACCGGCTGGAGGACCTGGACCGCTACCGGGCCGCACTCGACGAACTCAGCGCGGTGGCGGCGACCCCGGCGGAGAGCCGGCTGCTGCTGGAGGAGGCACTGACCCGCTACGAGTAG
- a CDS encoding LmeA family phospholipid-binding protein translates to MTPSDEPQVRRADAEDAPAGAEDGISGAPGAPGAPEAAIEPGSAPAASTAPDTGADTDAGDADRNPADRNPDPDPDPDATKLCEPAPALPRRRFGPRRKPLIVATAVVAGLALLASAADLVLAHTARERIARAAGCKLKPTGPVSADLSGSLAGLRLLTGDVGTVHIRAEDVRRDGLDLSVAADLHEVTTKGTMSGGTATATISYDELGKRLNRKGAGLRPESDGHGGLVLTGTLVGIPLPVTVHTSISTSKDAITVTPTDVDVLGRTLPVSQMTGGQGGSALAAKLAPRTVKAPELPPGVALTGARTDSHGLGLMLALPASVSSGASKGCAA, encoded by the coding sequence ATGACGCCCAGCGACGAGCCCCAAGTACGGCGCGCGGACGCCGAGGACGCGCCCGCGGGTGCGGAAGACGGCATATCCGGTGCGCCCGGTGCGCCTGGCGCACCCGAGGCGGCCATCGAACCCGGCAGCGCGCCCGCCGCGTCCACGGCACCGGATACGGGTGCCGATACGGATGCGGGCGACGCCGACCGCAACCCCGCAGACCGCAACCCCGACCCCGACCCCGACCCCGACGCGACGAAGCTGTGCGAGCCGGCCCCCGCCCTGCCGCGCCGCCGGTTCGGGCCGCGCCGCAAACCGCTGATCGTGGCCACCGCGGTGGTGGCAGGGCTGGCGTTGCTCGCCAGCGCCGCCGACCTGGTCCTCGCGCACACCGCGCGGGAGCGGATCGCCCGCGCGGCCGGCTGCAAGCTCAAGCCGACCGGCCCGGTGTCGGCGGACCTGTCCGGGAGCCTGGCCGGGCTGCGGCTGCTGACCGGCGACGTCGGCACCGTGCACATCCGCGCCGAGGACGTACGGCGTGACGGCCTGGACCTGTCCGTCGCCGCCGACCTGCACGAGGTGACCACCAAGGGCACCATGAGCGGCGGCACCGCCACGGCCACCATCTCCTACGACGAGTTGGGCAAGCGGCTGAACCGCAAGGGGGCCGGGCTGCGGCCGGAGTCCGACGGCCACGGCGGGCTGGTGCTCACCGGCACCCTCGTGGGCATCCCGCTGCCGGTGACCGTGCACACCTCCATCAGCACCAGCAAGGACGCGATCACCGTCACGCCCACCGACGTCGACGTGCTCGGCCGTACCCTCCCCGTCTCGCAGATGACGGGTGGTCAGGGCGGCTCCGCGCTCGCCGCGAAGCTCGCCCCGCGCACCGTCAAGGCCCCCGAACTTCCGCCGGGCGTCGCCCTGACCGGGGCGCGTACGGACTCCCACGGCCTCGGGTTGATGCTGGCCCTGCCGGCGAGCGTGTCCTCGGGTGCCTCGAAAGGGTGCGCCGCGTAA
- a CDS encoding fibronectin type III domain-containing protein, whose translation MTRPARPPRRSGTRGTRTRARVLPLLAVTAATALAAAVAVPASASASPSAPASRPAPAPAPVLAAKPYMGWSSWSLESTSAPGYGGEAWLTEAHVLQQADVVASKLKPHGYDFVNLDAGWNVDADGHNTSDAYGRPVGDATKFPHGMKYVGDQLHKKGLKFGVYLAVGLYIDAYNDGKTPVYGAPGCTTKDLVYPDLRKTSGWDNVSYQMDFATPCAEKYIDSVADELASWGVDFLKIDGVGPGSGQGDAAHDNIPDVQAWHAALQRTGRPIQLTLSWSLSHPHVATWTQNANGWRVDTDVECYCDTLATWNNSVKQRWNDVVQWIPDAGPGHWNNLDSLDVGDGALDGLTDAERQSYATLWAIESAPLYTGDDLTKLDSYGLSLLTNDEVIAVDQAGRPAKPVSQATDQQTWYVRNADGSVTVALFNLGSAAADVTADFSDLGIGGTASVRDLWSHRDLGSAAGRLTEHLPAHGSRLFTITPKNAGNGPGTPLAVHGTASTATSVSLSWDAVNAGRSAATGYTVYADGRKAATTSGAGATTATVRGLAAGSGHSFTVVAHDAHGRTSAPSKAVAVTTPSAAGPVAYEAEAPGNTLAGGASVADCAGCSGGKKVGNLGGTGNTLTFNGVTAPADGTYLMRVDYVDGSSGRTAVITVNGASFQLPLAGTNDNDWGAAQSVTVPVHLKAGTNTIGFGNPTDYSSDIDKITL comes from the coding sequence ATGACCCGTCCGGCAAGACCCCCACGGCGCTCGGGCACCCGCGGCACCCGCACCCGCGCTCGCGTTCTTCCGCTGCTCGCCGTCACCGCGGCCACCGCCCTCGCGGCAGCCGTCGCCGTACCCGCCAGCGCGTCAGCGTCCCCGTCCGCGCCCGCTTCCCGGCCCGCGCCCGCGCCCGCACCCGTGCTCGCCGCCAAGCCCTACATGGGATGGAGCAGTTGGAGCCTGGAGTCGACCAGCGCGCCGGGCTACGGCGGCGAGGCGTGGCTGACCGAGGCCCATGTCCTGCAGCAGGCCGACGTGGTGGCGTCGAAGCTGAAGCCGCACGGCTACGACTTCGTCAACCTGGACGCCGGCTGGAACGTCGACGCGGACGGCCACAACACCTCGGACGCGTACGGCCGTCCGGTCGGCGACGCCACGAAGTTCCCGCACGGCATGAAGTACGTCGGCGACCAACTCCACAAGAAGGGGCTGAAGTTCGGCGTCTACCTGGCGGTCGGCCTGTACATCGACGCGTACAACGACGGGAAGACGCCGGTCTACGGCGCCCCCGGCTGCACCACCAAGGACCTGGTCTATCCGGACCTGCGCAAGACCAGCGGCTGGGACAACGTGTCCTACCAGATGGACTTCGCCACCCCCTGCGCGGAGAAGTACATCGACTCCGTCGCCGACGAACTCGCCTCCTGGGGCGTGGACTTCCTCAAGATCGACGGCGTCGGCCCGGGCTCCGGGCAGGGCGACGCCGCCCACGACAACATCCCCGACGTCCAGGCGTGGCACGCCGCGCTCCAGCGCACCGGCCGCCCCATCCAGCTCACCCTCTCCTGGTCGCTGAGCCACCCCCATGTCGCGACCTGGACGCAGAACGCCAACGGCTGGCGGGTGGACACCGACGTCGAGTGCTACTGCGACACCCTCGCCACCTGGAACAACTCGGTCAAGCAGCGCTGGAACGACGTCGTGCAGTGGATACCCGACGCCGGGCCCGGGCACTGGAACAACCTCGACTCCCTCGACGTCGGCGACGGCGCGCTCGACGGCCTCACCGACGCCGAACGGCAGAGCTACGCCACGCTGTGGGCGATCGAGTCCGCGCCGCTCTACACCGGTGACGACCTGACCAAGCTCGACTCGTACGGCCTGTCGCTGCTCACCAACGACGAGGTCATCGCCGTCGACCAGGCCGGCCGCCCGGCCAAGCCGGTCAGCCAGGCCACCGACCAGCAGACCTGGTACGTCCGCAACGCCGACGGCAGTGTCACGGTCGCGCTGTTCAACCTCGGCTCGGCCGCGGCCGACGTGACCGCCGACTTCTCCGACCTGGGCATCGGCGGCACGGCGTCCGTCCGCGACCTGTGGAGCCACCGCGACCTCGGCTCCGCCGCCGGCCGGCTCACCGAGCACCTGCCCGCGCACGGCTCGCGGCTGTTCACGATCACCCCGAAGAACGCCGGCAACGGCCCGGGCACCCCGCTCGCCGTGCACGGCACCGCCTCCACGGCGACCAGCGTCTCGCTCTCCTGGGACGCGGTGAACGCGGGCCGCTCCGCCGCGACCGGCTACACCGTCTACGCCGACGGCCGGAAGGCCGCCACCACCAGCGGCGCCGGCGCCACCACCGCGACCGTCCGCGGTCTCGCGGCCGGCAGCGGCCACTCCTTCACCGTCGTCGCCCACGACGCGCACGGCCGAACCTCCGCGCCCAGCAAGGCGGTCGCGGTCACCACGCCGTCCGCCGCCGGACCGGTGGCCTACGAGGCCGAGGCGCCCGGCAACACCCTCGCGGGCGGCGCGAGCGTCGCGGACTGCGCGGGCTGCTCCGGCGGCAAGAAGGTCGGCAACCTCGGCGGCACCGGCAACACGCTGACCTTCAACGGCGTGACCGCGCCCGCCGACGGCACCTACCTGATGCGGGTCGACTACGTCGACGGCTCCTCGGGCCGCACGGCCGTGATCACCGTCAACGGCGCCTCCTTCCAGCTCCCGCTGGCCGGCACCAACGACAACGACTGGGGCGCCGCGCAGTCCGTGACGGTCCCGGTGCACCTCAAGGCGGGCACGAACACCATCGGCTTCGGCAACCCCACCGACTACTCCTCCGACATCGACAAGATCACGCTCTGA
- a CDS encoding TetR family transcriptional regulator, whose amino-acid sequence MSAAPTEAASEPGLRERKKEQTRHELRRSAARLFAVHGFAGTTIADIAAAANVSERTFFRYFDSKEALLLPDGVELLARVEAELADRPVEEPPLDAVCGALLAAADAFGASGLSALTHPLEGTESLVMARLVQEFVHFEDRLAALVERRLPAGLPDRDLRAAVLAGAALSAARAVLRTQRGRRAAGTAEPTTARLLPEALALLAHLPRIGTADA is encoded by the coding sequence GTGTCCGCCGCACCCACCGAAGCCGCGTCCGAACCCGGACTGCGGGAGCGCAAGAAGGAGCAGACCCGCCACGAGCTGCGCCGGAGCGCGGCCCGGCTCTTCGCCGTGCACGGATTCGCGGGCACCACGATCGCCGACATCGCCGCGGCCGCCAACGTCTCCGAGCGCACCTTCTTCCGCTACTTCGACAGCAAGGAGGCGCTCCTGCTGCCCGACGGGGTGGAACTGCTCGCCCGGGTGGAGGCGGAGCTGGCGGACCGGCCGGTCGAGGAGCCGCCGCTCGACGCGGTGTGCGGGGCGCTGCTGGCGGCGGCCGACGCCTTCGGCGCCAGCGGCCTGAGCGCGCTCACCCACCCGCTGGAGGGCACCGAGTCCCTGGTGATGGCGCGGCTGGTGCAGGAGTTCGTCCACTTCGAGGACCGGCTCGCCGCGCTCGTCGAGCGGCGGCTGCCGGCCGGCCTGCCTGATCGCGATCTGCGCGCGGCCGTTCTGGCCGGCGCCGCGCTGTCCGCCGCCCGCGCGGTGCTGCGTACCCAGCGCGGCCGGCGTGCGGCCGGCACCGCGGAACCCACCACAGCCAGGCTGCTGCCCGAGGCCCTGGCCCTGCTCGCCCACCTCCCCCGGATCGGAACCGCCGACGCATGA